The genomic region TGTTTTGCATCCAAAAGCTTCTTGTTATCCGTTGCCCTTGGTTTATTCATCCCACGTTCTCGGTCCGTATCACGGTCAATAGTCTTCTCCTTGTGCTCATTTCTAGTGCGATTAGAGTCATCACCATGTCGGTCCCTATCCCGGTGGCTTGACCTATCATCAGTACGTCTACTTCTTTCCTTCTCCGCATCTGGCTTCTCTTCTTTAGAACTAGCATTTGATATTCGCTTTGCGAATTCTGCAGCTGCAGCCAAATTTGATGGAGCTGTCCCAAAAACAGTTTGTTGGACAGCCTGTAGTTCTTCAGTTGAATAATCAATTGGAACCAGGGGCCTCATTTTTTTGTCCTTGTGTGCatcatcctcctcctctttAAAAACAGAAGGAACAGCAGTACGTTTTCCAGAACCCATTAAGCCAAAACCCAACTTCTTTGCTGGGGCACTGCCACTCAGATGCGGTTCTGATGCAGAAGCAGATGTCATGGTTGACTTATCACCACTGTTACCATTCTGTAAAGCCCCATCACCTGTCATGTCAAAGTCAAACAACgtgaataaaaatgaaaacaaaagggAAGGAAGGGCAAAAGAAATGAACGATAAAAGCAATAAATAATTTCATGAGTAATTTTACCTATACGATTCTCAGGACCAGAATAACCCTCAATGTCCTGTTCAATTGCCTTATATTTCAGTTCCACACCGaattcttcagccaaagcagCTGTGTCACTTCCATTTGGTACATGGCCAGATGAAACCCTTAATGCATCTCTCTCTTGCACCAGCTGCTTTTCCTCTTCAGCCCTCTTTCTGGCCTCggcaatttcttcttcttctttctgccTGTCAGCTAAGTCCTCTTCCCTCTCCCGTAgtctcctctttctcttctcctCCAATGCACTTCTCCTCCATTTTTTCCTGGAATCTTCatcctcatcatcttcttcataAATTACCTCTTTCTTCCGTTTgcgttccctctctttctccctctccttctcaTACTGCCTCTGTTTCTCTTTCTCCCTTTCCCTATACTCCCAATCTTTCAGACATTTTTCATACTGATGCTCAGCATCCTCGATTTTTCTCCTTTGCTCCTTCTCCTTCCGCACCCGTTCTCGCTCTGTTTCTCTTTCGTATCTTTCAATCTCACGCTCCTTTTCGCGTTTCATATCTCGCCCCCTGTCTCTGCTCCTATCTTGCTTTCTGCTCCTATCAGGTGAGCTTGTTTCAGGCCTCTCCTGTTCACTTGTTTTGTTGTCACTAGTTATCTCttcatcaattttttcttcacaaGCATCTGAAAAGTTAAAAGTATCAACTATAAGTATGACAGCAAAACTGCCACTAGTAATTGACTTTAAATAACTTCATCACTTACTGAGTACAAACATGAGACT from Pyrus communis chromosome 4, drPyrComm1.1, whole genome shotgun sequence harbors:
- the LOC137730714 gene encoding RNA-binding motif protein 25-like isoform X3, whose translation is MLLMCGLPRYPPYPMIRTPFPPRPLGATGLLQRAPVPGIPGVRPITPPVRPILPIVTPAEKPQTTVYVGKIAPTVDNEFMKYLLQLCGPVKSWKRAQDPTDGTPRGFGFCEFESAEGVLRALRLLTKLSIDGQDLVLNVNQATRDYLERVVQKKTENSKKLKEAEAAEKGDGSAPDVEKNVPSNPSVQDPKEEDSNSSNKENDIANFGIVTDEDKEADREAMEKLTSLIEERIKNKPLPPPPTPAPGDGTRNSNSMLPAKSRDGDSDVDTTRNDACEEKIDEEITSDNKTSEQERPETSSPDRSRKQDRSRDRGRDMKREKEREIERYERETERERVRKEKEQRRKIEDAEHQYEKCLKDWEYREREKEKQRQYEKEREKERERKRKKEVIYEEDDEDEDSRKKWRRSALEEKRKRRLREREEDLADRQKEEEEIAEARKRAEEEKQLVQERDALRVSSGHVPNGSDTAALAEEFGVELKYKAIEQDIEGYSGPENRIGDGALQNGNSGDKSTMTSASASEPHLSGSAPAKKLGFGLMGSGKRTAVPSVFKEEEDDAHKDKKMRPLVPIDYSTEELQAVQQTVFGTAPSNLAAAAEFAKRISNASSKEEKPDAEKERSRRTDDRSSHRDRDRHGDDSNRTRNEHKEKTIDRDTDRERGMNKPRATDNKKLLDAKQLIDMIPKTKEELFSYEINWAIYEQHALHERMRPWISKKITEFLGEEETTLVDYIVSSTQEHVGAERMLQLLQSILDEEAEMFVLKMWRMLIFEIKKVETGLASRTRT